The following coding sequences lie in one Sorghum bicolor cultivar BTx623 chromosome 6, Sorghum_bicolor_NCBIv3, whole genome shotgun sequence genomic window:
- the LOC8075826 gene encoding amino-acid permease BAT1 homolog produces MAGGERDDAVAMDSGEKRLNELGYKQELRREMTLFKTLAISFSTMTLFTGITPLYGSSLQYAGPAPLVWGWVVVSFFTWFVGIAMAEICSSFPTTGSLYFWAAHLAGPVWGPLASWCCAWLEAIGLIAGIGTQAYAGSQVLQSIILLCTGTNTGGGYLAPRWLFLVMYIGLTLIWAVLNTFALEVIAFLDVISMWWQVIGGTVIVIMLPLVAKTTQPASYVFTHFQTSPDVTGISSSSYAVVLSFLVSQYSLYGYDAAAHLTEETKGADKNGPIAILSSIGIISVFGWAYILALTFSIQDFSYLYDASNETAGAFVPAQILYDAFHGRYGSSAGAIVLLLVIWGSFFFGGLSITTSAARVVYALSRDRGVPLSSVWRRIHPRHKVPANAVWLCAAVCALLGLPILRINVVFTAITSIATIGWVGGYAVPIFARMVMREDDFRPGPFYLGRASRPVCLVAFLWICYTCSVFLLPTVYPIKMDTFNYAPIALGVVLGLIMLWWLLDARKWFKGPVRNIDEHNNGSKV; encoded by the exons ATGGCCGGCGGGGAGAGGGACGACGCGGTGGCGATGGACTCCGGCGAGAAGCGCCTCAACGAGCTCGGCTACAAACAGGAGCTCCGCAGGGAGATG aCGCTGTTCAAGACGCTGGCCATCTCCTTCTCGACGATGACGCTCTTCACGGGGATCACGCCGCTGTACGGGAGCAGCCTGCAGTACGCGGGGCCGGCGCCGCTCGTCTGGGGCTGGGTCGTCGTCTCCTTCTTCACCTGGTTCGTCGGCATCGCCATGGCCGAGATCTGCTCCTCCTTCCCG ACCACTGGTTCTCTGTATTTCTGGGCTGCTCATTTGGCTGGTCCAGTCTGGGGTCCCTTGGCATCTTGGTGCTGTGCTTGGCTGGAGGCCATCGGCCTCATTGCCGGAATTGGCACACAG GCATATGCAGGATCCCAAGTATTGCAAAGCATCATCCTACTCTGCACCGGCACCAACACCGGCGGTGGCTACCTGGCCCCTCGCTGGCTGTTTCTGGTCATGTACATCGGGTTGACACTGATCTGGGCCGTGCTCAACACTTTTGCTCTTGAAGTCATCGCGTTCCTCGACGTGATCTCCATGTGGTGGCAG GTGATCGGTGGCACCGTGATCGTGATCATGCTCCCGCTGGTGGCCAAGACGACGCAGCCGGCGTCGTACGTGTTCACCCATTTCCAGACGTCGCCCGACGTGACGGGGATCAGCAGCAGCTCCTACGCCGTCGTCCTGTCCTTCCTCGTGAGCCAGTACTCGCTGTACGGGTACGACGCGGCGGCGCACCTGACGGAGGAGACCAAAGGCGCCGACAAGAACGGGCCCATCGCCATCCTCTCCAGCATCGGCATCATCTCCGTCTTCGGCTGGGCGTACATCCTGGCGCTCACCTTCAGCATCCAGGACTTCAGCTACCTGTACGACGCGAGCAACGAGACCGCCGGCGCGTTCGTGCCGGCGCAGATCCTGTACGACGCGTTCCACGGGCGGTACGGCAGCTCGGCGGGCGCCATCGTGCTGCTGCTCGTCATCtggggatccttcttcttcggCGGGCTGTCCATCACGACGAGCGCGGCGCGGGTGGTGTACGCGCTGTCGCGGGACAGGGGCGTGCCGCTGTCGTCGGTGTGGCGCCGGATCCACCCGCGGCACAAGGTGCCGGCGAACGCGGTGTGGCTGTGCGCGGCGGTGTGCGCGCTGCTGGGCCTGCCCATCCTGCGCATCAACGTGGTGTTCACGGCCATCACCTCCATCGCCACCATCGGGTGGGTGGGCGGCTACGCGGTGCCCATCTTCGCGCGCATGGTGATGCGGGAGGACGACTTCCGCCCGGGGCCATTCTACCTCGGCCGCGCAAGCAGGCCCGTCTGCCTCGTCGCCTTCCTGTGGATCTGCTACACCTGCTCCGTGTTCCTGCTCCCCACAGTGTACCCGATCAAGATGGACACCTTCAACTACGCGCCCATCGCGCTCGGCGTCGTCCTCGGCCTCATCATGCTCTGGTGGCTGCTCGACGCGCGCAAGTGGTTCAAGGGCCCCGTCAGGAACATCGACGAACACAACAACGGCAGCAAGGTCTGA